In Hirundo rustica isolate bHirRus1 chromosome 4, bHirRus1.pri.v3, whole genome shotgun sequence, a genomic segment contains:
- the MCM5 gene encoding DNA replication licensing factor MCM5, translated as MSGFDDPGIYYSDSFGGDVSVDEGQVRKSQLQKRFKEFLRQYRVGTDRTGFTFKYRDELKRHYNLGQYWVEVEMEDLASFDEDLADYLYKQPAEHLQLLEEAAKEVADEVTRPRPSGEETLQDIQVMLRSDANAANIRSLKSDQMSHLVKIPGIVIAATPVRAKATRITIQCRSCRNTISNIAVRPGLEGYALPRKCNTEQAGRPRCPLDPYFIMPDKCKCVDFQVLKLQESPDAVPHGEMPRHLQLYCDRYLCDKVVPGNRVTIMGIYSIKKSAQSKNKSRYNVGVGIRSAYIRVVGIQVDTEGSGHSFTGSVTPQEEEELRRLAAMPNIYETIAKSIAPSIYGSTDIKKAIACLLFGGSRKRLPDGLTRRGDINLLMLGDPGTAKSQLLKFVEKCSPIGVYTSGKGSSAAGLTASVIRDPASRNFFMEGGAMVLADGGVVCIDEFDKMREDDRVAIHEAMEQQTISIAKAGITTTLNSRCSVLAAANSVFGRWDETKGEENIDFMPTILSRFDMIFIVRDEHNEERDMTLAKHVMSLHVSALTQTQAVEGEIELNKLKKLISFCRTKCGPRLSAGAAEKLKNRYILMRSGTRQHEQESDRRSSIPITVRQLEAVVRIAESLAKMRLQPFATEADVEEALRLFHVSTLDAAMSGSLSGAEGFTTQEDQEMLSRIEKQLKRRFAIGSQVSEHSIVQDFLRQKYPEHAIYKVLQLMMRRGEIQHRMQRKVLYRIK; from the exons ATGTCCGGCTTCGATGACCCTGGCATTTACTACAGCGACAGTTTTGGGGGAGACGTGTCCGTGGACGAGGGGCAGGTTCGGAAGTCGCAGCTGCAGAAGCGGTTCAAGGAGTTCTTGCGGCAGTACCGGGTGGGCACGGACCGGACGGGTTTCACTTTCAAATACAG GGATGAGCTCAAACGACATTACAACCTGGGACAGTACTGGGTGGAGGTGGAGATGGAAGACTTGGCCAGCTTTGATGAAGATCTTGCAGACTATCTTTACAAACAACCAGCAGAGCACCTGCAGCTG ctggaagaagcagcaaaagaagTCGCAGATGAGGTCACTCGTCCTCGTCCCTCAGGGGAGGAGACTCTTCAAGACATCCAGGTGATGCTGAGGTCGGATGCCAACGCAGCCAACATCCGCAGCCTGAAG TCTGACCAGATGTCCCACCTTGTGAAGATCCCTGGGATTGTAATTGCAGCAACCCCTGTGAGAGCCAAAGCCACCAGAATCACCATCCAGTGCCGCAGCTGCCGCAACACCATCAGCAACATCGCGGTGCGCCCGGGCCTGGAGGGCTATGCTCTGCCCAGGAAGTGTAACAC AGAACAAGCTGGCCGCCCAAGGTGCCCTCTGGACCCTTATTTTATCATGCCAGATAAGTGCAAGTGTGTGGATTTCCAGGTCCTGAAGCTGCAGGAGTCCCCAGATGCCGTGCCACACGGGGAGATGCCCCGGCACTTGCAGCTCTACTGTGACAG GTATCTGTGTGACAAAGTTGTCCCAGGGAACAGAGTCACTATTATGGGGATCTACTCCATCAAGAAATCTGCACAGAGCAAGAACAAAAGCCGTTACAATGTGGGGGTGGGCATCCGGAGCGCTTACATCCGAGTGGTGGGCATCCAGGTGGATACGGAGGGCTCAG GACATAGCTTCACTGGCTCGGTGACCCCGCAAGAAGAGGAGGAACTTCGACGCCTTGCTGCCATGCCCAACATCTACGAGACCATTGCCAAGAGCATCGCGCCCTCCATCTATGGCAGCACTGACATCAAGAAGGCCATCGCCTGCCTCTTATTTGGAGGCTCCCGCAAGAG GCTCCCGGATGGGCTGACCCGCAGAGGGGACATCAACTTGCTGATGCTGGGGGACCCTGGCACGgccaaatcccagctgctgaAGTTTGTTGAGAAGTGTTCGCCCATTGGG GTGTACACctcaggaaaaggcagcagcGCTGCTGGCTTGACAGCCTCAGTGATCCGTGACCCTGCCtccaggaatttcttcatggaggGAGGAGCCATGGTGCTGGCAGACGGAGGAGTAGTGTGCATCGATGAGTTCGACAAG ATGCGGGAGGATGACCGTGTGGCCATCCATGAGGCGATGGAGCAGCAGACCATCTCCATTGCCAAG GCAGGAATCACAACCACACTCAACTCCCGCTGCTCGGTTCTGGCAGCTGCCAACTCCGTCTTTGGGCGCTGGGATGAGACCAAGGGCGAGGAGAACATTGATTTTATGCCCACCATCCTGTCCCGATTTGACATGATCTTCATCGTTAGGGATGAGCACAATGAGGAGCGAGACATG ACGCTGGCCAAGCACGTGATGTCCTTACACGTGAGTGCCTTGACGCAGACCCAGGCCGTGGAGGGCGAGATCGAGCTGAACAAGCTGAAGAAGCTCATCTCCTTCTGTCGGAC GAAGTGTGGCCCTCGGCTGTCAGCAGGGGCGGCGGAGAAGCTGAAGAACCGCTACATCCTGATGCGCAGTGGCACCCGCCAGCACGAGCAGGAGAGCGACCGCCGCTCCAGCATCCCCATCACTGTCCG gcagctggaggcCGTTGTACGCATTGCCGAGTCCTTGGCGAAGATGAGGCTTCAGCCCTTCGCCACCGAGGCAGACGTTGAGGAGGCCTTGCGGCTCTTCCACGTGTCCACGCTGGATGCGGCCATGTCGGGCAGCCTGTCAG GGGCAGAAGGCTTCACGACGCAGGAGGACCAAGAGATGCTGTCCCGCATTGAGAAGCAGCTCAAGCGCCGCTTTgccatcggctcccaggtgtCCGAGCACAGCATCGTCCAGGACTTCCTGCGGCAG AAATACCCAGAACATGCCATCTACAAGGTGCTGCAGCTGATGATGCGGCGGGGGGAGATCCAGCACCGCATGCAGCGCAAGGTCCTGTACCGCATCAAGTGa
- the HMOX1 gene encoding heme oxygenase 1, which translates to METSQSHSSGRMSTDLSELLKEATKEVHEQAENTPFMRNFQKGQVSLQEFKLVTASLYFIYSALEEEIERNKNNPVYAPVYFPAELHRKAALEEDLKYFYGRNWREEIPCPEATRKYVERLHYIGKNEPELLVAHAYTRYLGDLSGGQVLKKIAQKALQLPSTGEGLAFFTFDGVSNATKFKQLYRSRMNSLEMDLATKKRVMDEAKKAFLLNIQVFEALQELVSKGQENGPPVQPKAELLRTRNINKSHEQGPAAGKESERTKMRNTDTTPTTSLVRWIVALSFLAMTVAVGLFAM; encoded by the exons ATGGAAACTTCCCAGTCACACAGCTCCGGAAG AATGTCCACAGACCTGTCAGAACTGTTGAAGGAAGCTACCAAGGAGGTGCACGAGCAGGCAGAGAACACGCCGTTCATGAGGAATTTCCAAAAGGGGCAGGTGTCGCTCCAGGAGTTTAAG ctgGTTACAGCGTCCCTGTACTTCATCTACTCTGCTCTGGAGGAGGAGATTGAACGAAACAAGAACAATCCAGTGTATGCTCCTGTGTATTTTCCAGCGGAGCTGCACCGCAAAGCTGCCCTGGAGGAAGACTTGAAGTACTTCTATGGCAGAAACTGGAGGGAAGAGATCCCATGTCCTGAAGCTACTCGGAAATATGTTGAGAGGCTTCACTACATAGGCAAGAACGAGCCAGAGCTCCTGGTGGCCCATGCCTACACTCGGTATTTGGGAGACCTGTCTGGGGGGCAGGTGCTGAAGAAAATTGCCCAGAAGGCCCTCCAGCTTCCCAGCACTGGGGAAGGGCTGGCTTTCTTCACCTTTGATGGGGTCTCCAATGCCACCAAGTTCAAGCAGCTCTATCGCTCCCGCATGAATTCTCTCGAGATGGACCTTGCCACTAAGAAAAGAGTCATGGACGAGGCCAAGAAAGCATTCCTGTTAAATATACAG GTGTTCGAggcgctgcaggagctggtgtcCAAGGGCCAGGAGAATGGTCCCCCTGTGCAGCCAAAGGCAGAGCTTCTTCGCACGAGGAACATCAACAAATCACATGAGCAAG gtccagcagctgggaaagaaagtGAGAGGACAAAGATGAGAAACACAGACACGACACCCACCACCTCCCTGGTGCGGTGGATTGTGGCGCTCAGCTTCCTTGCCATGACAGTCGCTGTGGGCTTATTTGCCATGTGA